GGCCTCCCCGCCGGCGTGGCCGGCGATGCGATACCGTTGCCGGTGCTGCTGGTGAAGCTCGCCGGCGACCTGGAGATTTTCAACCGTGAGTATGGCTTGGCCGGCGCATTGGATCTGCTGCGGCAACGTGCCAATGCAAGCTACCCGCGCTGTCTGGTCGATATGCTATGCCGGGCCGCCGCCGATTGGCTGAGGGAACTGGAGACGCAGGAAGAAACGGTCGCCGATGAGCAAGCGGATGCAGACGCCGTGCCAGTGAGCCTGTCGCTGGTGGCCGATGCGATCGATCTCAAGCTGCCCTGGCTGACCGGCTATTCGCGCGCCGTGGCGCAGCTGGCCGCGACCATGGCGGCACGCCTGGAGATGACGCCCGCCGCCCAGGCAAGGGTCAGGCGGGCGGGGTTGCTGCATGGCCTCGGCCGGGCGGCGATACCGAATGCCGTATGGAACCGGCCGGCGCCATTCTCGCTGGCTGACTGGGAACAGGCGCGGCTGAGCCCCTACTGGACCGCGCGCGCGGCAAGCCAGGTCAAATCGCTGGCGCAAGAGGCTGAGATTGCCTCCACCGTCTATGAAAGGCTGGACGGCTCCGGTTATTTCCGCGCAGCGCGTTCCGCCAGCACGCCGCTGGAGTGCCGGATCCTGCCGCTGGCGGCCAGCTGGCTGGCCTTGCAGGCGCCGCGCCCATGGCGTCCGGCGCTGAACGCCGGCGCCGCCATCGAACACCTGCAGCGCCAGACCGCGCTCGGCCGCTTCGACCAAAGAGTGCTGGCTGTGCTGGACAGCGCGCTGCCGCCGAGCGCGGGTCTGGCGGCGAGCATAGAAGCGCCTGGCGGCATCCTGTCGCCGCGCGAACTGGAGGTATTGCGCTGCATTGCCCAGGGCGACAGCAACAAGGAGGCGGCGCGCAAGCTCGGCGTGAGCCCGTCGACCATACGCACCCATATGGAAAACACTTTCCGCAAGCTGGAATGCAAGAGCCGGGCGGCGGCCACGCTCAAGGCTTCCCTGCTGGGTTTGCTCTAGGGTCTGTTAACATTCGATTTGGGAGTACGAACGCACGGCAGCGTAAATATCCGCTTATTGGCGTCATTACTGGCATCATTCGTGGATATTCCGGCTGGTTCGGCGATCATCTATGCGTGCGGATAGCCGGGCGCCTTCAATGTTTTATTTCAAGGATGTGGTCTATGTCAGTTATTTCTTCCGCGTGCAAGAGCGCTGCCATCGCAGCGCTCCTCAGTTTTTCCATGGCGCAGAGCGCTTTTGCGCACGCCCACCTGAAGGCCGAAATGCCGGCGCACGATGCCATCGTCGCCACCGCGCCGAGCTCGCTCAGGCTGGAGTTTTCCGAAGCGCTTGAACTTGCATTCAGCGGCGCGGCTGTGAGCGACGCCGCCGGCAAAAGCATCGCCACCGGCGCCGCCACGCTGGCGTCGGACAGCAATATGGTCTTGCTAGTCCCGCTCGGCAGCCGCCTGGCGCCCGGCGTCTATACGGTGACATGGCATGCGCTCTCGCGCGACGGCCACAAGAGCAAGGGCAGCTACAGTTTCACGGTCCGCCCTGGATGACACTGGATGCTGTAGTCGCAGGCAACCGGCTGCTGCATTATCTGGCGCTGATGCTGGTCTTCGGCAGCAGTGTCTTCCTGTGGAAAATCGCGGCGCCCGGGCTGCGTGTGCAGACCGACCGCCGCCTGACATTGATAACGCGCGTGGCGGCGCTGCTGGCGCTGCTGACGGCACTGGCCGGACTGCCCCTGCAAGCCAGCGAGATCGTCGGCAGCTGGCAAGCCGCCGTCGATCCGGCCGTGCTGCAGAAACTGCTGCGCACCGCTATCGGCCAGACCTGGCTGTTCCGCATGTTGCCGGCTTTGCTGCTGCTGGCGCTCAGCATGCTGCGGCAGCCCGGCAGGCTGCGCGGCGTCGTCATCGGCTCCGGCGTGCTGCTCGCCAGCCTGGCGCTGAGCGGACATGCCGCCATGGACCAGGGCATGCGCGGCTTCCTGCACGGCGCGAATCATGCCGTGCATCTGCTGTGCGGCGGCGCCTGGCTCGGCTCGCTGCTGCCTGTCCTGCTATGTCTGCGGCTGCTGGCCGATCCTGTCGCCCGCGGCGATGCCAGCCTTACCCTGCGGCGCTTCTCCAACGCCGGCCATGTCGCGGTCGCCGGCGTCCTGCTTAGCGGCGCCATCAACACCATGCTGGTGCTGGGCCGCTGGCCGACCGACTGGTCCTCGCCTTACCAGCTGCTGCTGTCGCTGAAAATCCTGCTGACGGCGGCGATGGTGGGGCTGGCAATCCTGAACCGTTATGTATTCGTGCCGCGCATGAAGAGCGCTGCGCCAGCCGCCATCGCCTCGATCCGGCGTTCCACTCTGATCGAAATCTGCCTCGGCATGGCAATACTGGCGCTGGTGTCGGTATTCGGCATGCTGGAACCGGCTTGAATTTGGCGCCATCTGGTTTTCCCTGACCGAGCGACGGGTGCTGCTTGATGACGAATTTGTCATGCGAGTGTCACGCGATCGCCCCGGCTGCAGTTCTAGACTTGCGTTCAGCGAAGTCGAACCGCGACTTCGCCCGACGTCAAAATTCCAGGACATCATCCGGTGTGCTGTAAAGACCAGTCTTGCAAAGGCCAACCAATGAAAACCCATCTCAAGCTCACCCTGATCGCCTTCGGCATGGCTGCGGGGATATTCGCGTCCGCGCCGGCGCTGGCGCAAGCGCTGGCGCCGCTTCCTGCCGTCAACGTGGTGCTGGTGCACGGCGCCTGGGCCGACGGCTCCAGCTGGGCCAAGGTCATTCCGCGGCTGCAGGCTACCGGCCTCAATGTCACCTCAGTGCAGAATCCGCTGACTTCGCTGGCCGACGACGTGGCGGCGACGCGCCGCGCGCTGGCCCTGCAGCAGGGGCCAACCGTGCTGGTCGGTCATTCCTGGGCCGGCACCGTGATCAGCGAGGCCGGCGACGATCCGAAGGTCAGCGCCCTGGTGTACGTGGCGGCGCGCGCGCCCGACGCCGGCGAGGATTTCGGCGCCCTGGCCGCCAAATATCCGACCATGCCGGTGCGCGCCGGCGCCAAGGACCACGACGGCTATGTGAGCCTGACCGAGGACGCCTACCTCAAATACTTCGGCGGCGACCTGCCGCGCGAACAGGCGCTGGCGCTGTATGCCACCCAGCAGCCGATCGCTGCTACCTTGTTCAACGGCCGCACCACCGTCGCCGCCTGGCATACAAAGCCATCCTGGTACGCCGTTTCCAGGCAGGATCAGACTACCTCCCCCGATCTGGAACGCTTCCTGGCAAAGCGCATGCATGCGACCACGGTCGAGCTGGATTCCAGCCACCTGTCGCTGGTGTCGCATCCCGAGGAAATCGCCAACCTGATCCTGGCGGCTGCCGGCCGCACCCGATAGCTGTTCAGACAGGCAGCTGGCGCGCCGGATTGCCTTATAATCGGCTGCACCGCCCGTTCAAACCTTGGGGATCGTCATGTCGCTTTCGCTCTGGCTTTCTTTCGTCGCCGCTTCCGCGCTGGTCATTGCGATTCCGGGACCGACCGTTGTTTTAATTGCTACCCATGCCGTCAGTTTCGGTCCGCGCATCGCGGCAGCCATGGTGCTGGGTTCCGCCTTGGGTGGAGCGAGCGCCATGGCGCTGGCGATGGCCGGCCTGGGCGTGCTGCTGACTGCCTCGACCGTCGTTTTCAGCGGCCTCAAGCTGCTCGGCGCCGCTTACTTCATCTATCTGGGAATCCGCATGTGGCGGCAGGATGCCGCAAGCCTGGCTGACGCGCAGTCGGCTGCGCAGGTCAGCCCGCTGAAAGCATTTTGCCATGCCTTCGTGGTGACCGGGCTCAATCCGAAGGGCATCGGTTTTTTTGTCCTGTTCCTGCCGATGTTCATCGACAAGCATGCGCCCTATGTGCCGCAGATGCTGATCCTGATACCGACCATGGCTGTGATCGGCCTGATCAACGATAGCCTGTATGCGGCCTGCGCGATACGGCTACGCCACCTGATCCGGCGCGCCGCGGTCATGCGCCGCATCAACCGGGCCGGCGGCGCAATCCTGACCGGCCTCGGGATCGCCATCGCGGCGCACCGTTCATCGTGAACGTGCGCGGCCTGGCGTGCAGCCGGCCAGCCAGATTATTTCAGGAACACCGGCATGGACAGCTGCTTGCCCTTGGCGTCGACCACGTTAGCCATTTCATGCACCACCCGCGCCTGCACATTGTCCGGCAGCCGCACGTAGTCCAGGCTGCTGGCAAGCGTGTCGCCTTCCATGAAGGCCCAGGTAAAGAACTGGATCACGGCCTTGGTCTGTTCCGGTTTGCTGGTGACACGTGGGACATAGACATAGGTGGCGCCGGTGATCGGCCAGCTGCCTGAGCCCGGCTTGTCGGTCAGCATTTCTTCAAAGTTGCCGGTGGTTTTCCAGTTGCTGTTGGCCAGCGCGCTGCTGAAGGAATTGGCGTCCGGCCGCACGTATTGGCCGTCGCGGTTTTTCATCTGGGCATAGTTGAGATTGTTTTCGATGACATAGGAAAATTCGGCGTAACCGATCGCGCCCGGCGTCTTTTTCAAGGCGGCGACCAAGTCGTTGCTGCCCTTCACGGCCTTGATGTCGGCCTGCCATGCGATGCTGAAATTGCGGCCGAACTGCTGCTTCCATTCCGGACTGACGGCGCTGAAATAGTCGGTCAGGGTATAGGTGGTGCCGGAACCGTCGGCGCGCGCCAGCGGCACGATGTGCAAGCTGGGCAGCGTCAGTTTCGGATTGTCCCTGGCGATGACGGCGTCGTTCCATTTATCTATCTTGCCCAGATAGATACCCGTGATCGCCTCCGCGCTCAGGCGCAGCTCGCCGTCCTTGACGCCTGGCAGGTTAATGATCGGCACTACGCCCGAGATCACGGTGGGGAAATCCAGCAAGTTGAATTTCTTTAAATCGGCCACCGACATCGGTGCGTCGCTGGCGCCGAAATCTGTTGTTCCTTCTTTAATTTTCTTGATGCCGGCGGAGGAGCCGATCAATTCATAGGCCAGCTTGTTGCCGGTTTTCTTGTTGTAGGCGGCGTCCCATTTGAGGTAGAGCGGAGCTGCTGCCGTCGAGCCGGCGCCGTTGATATCGGTGGCATGGGATACGCTCAGGCCGAGCGCGCAGGAAAGCACAAACAAATATTTCAACATTTACAACCTTACGCGTGAGTGTCTTTAAGAGCTGCAGCAAATTCTGTATTTTTTTACAGCTGGTCCAGTTAAGCCGAGCGGCATTTTCGCAGAAAAGTGCGGCGACGGCATGAACGGACAGTACTGTGCAGTCTCGCGCGGCAGGGAGTGACGGACTCCTTGGTGCGAGATGGAAAGGAAAACGCCCGGACCATGGCGGCGCCGGGCGTGTCGGTCGGGCGGTTCCTGCTGTCGATTCGGCGTCTGCCGCCTCGCTGCGAGCCGCGGCCCGTAGCGGCTTGGCGTCGCAGCTGCGCCTTATCGGCGGCGGATCAGAAACGCCACAGGATGTTAGCCTTGATGGCGTTGTCCCTTGCCTTGTTGCCGAACTGGCCGGAATAGCCCAGGCCCAGCGTCACGCTTTTACTGACATCGGCGTCGACTCCGGCCTCCAGCAGCAAGCTGTCGCGCGCCACCGGCACGCCGCTGACGTTGAACGCCGTCGCGCCATTGCTGCTGAAAGCCAGCCGTGTGACAGGCGTAACGTCGCCGAAGGCATGGCGCCAGCCGACCGTGCCGTATACCGCCGCGGTCGAGCTGGCGGCGCCAAGGCGGCTGCCGGCCCGCAATCCGAGTGTGGAGAATGTCACCTTCTGGCTTTGGCTGCTGCTGGTCAGTGCTGCCGGGCCACCGCTTTCGCTGAAGCTGTCGCCATGCACGTTGACATAAGCCAGGCCGGCGAACGGTTCCAGCGCCACCTGGCCGGCGGCGATACCGTAGCCGACCTCGCCGAACACCTGGGTGGTGTCGGCGTGATAGCTGGCCTTGGTGCTGTCGGCAAAGCTCGGGAACACGATGCTGCGGTCGGCGTCGACCTTGTTGCGGGTATAGGCCCCGCCCATGCGCACCCCGACCGCGCCGAACTGCGCGCCGGCATACAGCGCCAGGTGGTAGCTGTCGACCGAGGCCGAGCCGTTGGCGCGGCTGGTGTCGAACGACGAGTGGCCGATGCCGCCGGCCACGCCGACGCGCCATTGATCGTTCAAGGGGGTGTCGGCGCCGATGATGAAGCCGCCGCCGCTGCGGTCGACATCGGCGCTGCCGTCCTTGCCGTCAAGCTTGCTCTTGGCGCCATACAGCTGGCCCCACACCACCTGGGCATTGCGGCGCTCGTCCTTGCAGGCATCCTGGGTATTCAGCTGGCTGTTCGGCTGGGTGGCGCTATCCGCGATGCAGTTAGCCACGCCGCCGCCAGCCAGCGCCGACAGCACGCCGGAACGGGGCGCCGATCCCTGCCGTGCGCGCGCCGTCACCGCATCGCGCAGATAGCGGCTGTCTTCCATCAGGACGCTATTGGCGCTGGCGTAGATCTCGCCCGACAGGCTGTCGAAGGCCGCTCGCGCCGAGGCCGGGTCGAGCGAGGTGATGGTGTCATAGATCGTGTTGCCGCCGCCCAGCGTGGTGACGGCGCCGGCCGCGTTGAACTGATTCGGCGTGTTGGCAACCTGCGGGAACTGGACCTGGTTGCGCGCCAGCTGCAGGAACACATTGTTGGCGTCGTAGCGCAAGCTCGGCGTCAGGAACACCAGGTTGGTGGTGGTGCCGGCAAAGTTGCCGCTGAGGCCGCCGGTGGCAGTCAGGATGGTGTAGTTGTTGGTCGGCTTGTAGTCGCCGGTGGCGGCAAGAACCTGCACCGTGCCGCCGCTCAGATTCGCGCTGCCGGCAACGCTGATCAGGTCGGCCTGTTGCGCAGTCGCCTGCACCCGGTAGGTCGATCCCGGATTGAAAGCGGCGTTGCCGGCCACCGTCAGGCTGCCGATAGGCTGGCCGACGCTGGCGATGGCTGCGGTGCCGCCGCTGTTGACCACCAGTCCGCCTATCGTGCCCGGACCCTGAACCGTGGCGCCGCTGTTGACGGTCACCGTCGAATTGGCGATCGAGCCGGAGACTGCTAGCGTGCCGCTATTTACCGCGGTAGGTCCGCTGTAGCTGCTGACGCTGCTCAGTCCCAGTACGCCAGCACCGAGCTTGACGACGCCGCCGCTGCCGCTGATGACGCCGGCGAATGTGGTGTCGTCGGAACGGTTGAAGCTCAGGGTGCCGTTGTCGATCACATTGCCGCTCAGGCTGCCGGTGCTGCCGCCATTGCCGATCTGCAGGGTGCCGCCGTTGATGGTGGTGCCGCCGCCATAGTTGTTGGCGCCGGTCAGGGTCAAGGTATCGCTGCCGCCCTTGGTCAGCGAGCCGCTGTCCGACATCACGCCGCCATAGACGCCGCCGCCGTTCACCGTCAGGCCGCCGCTGCCGAGGTCGATATTGCCGTTGCCGTTCAGGCCGGGTACGGTCACCTGGAAGCCGTTCAGGTTGAGCGAGCCGCCGTTCAGCGCCAGGCTGCCGCTGCCCAGCGCCGCATTGTTGCCGACAATGATGCTGCCGCCGTTGAGGATGGTGCCGCCGCTGTAGGTGTTGGCGTTGGCCAGGGTCAGGCTGGCGGCGCCATCCTTGGTCAGGCTGCCGCTGCCAGAGACGACATTGCCCAGGGTCAGGTCGTTGCTGCCGGCGATGGTGAGGCCGGCATTTAGCACTACGGCATTGTTCAAGGTAAGCGGCACGCTATTGTCCAGCGTCGCTGCGCCGCCGACAGTCAGGGCGCCGCTGCCGATGGCGCTGTTGTTGCCGAGCACCAGTGCGCCGGCGTTGAGGGCCGTGCCGCCGCTATAGGTGCTGGCGCCGGTCAAGGTTTCGGTGCCCGTGCCTTGCTTGACCAGGCCGCCGCTGCCGCCGACCACGCCGCCAAAGGTTTGATTAGTCGCGTCGCCAAAGGTCAATGTGTTCGCGCCCAGCGCCACCGTGCTGCCGGCCACGCCGGCCAGCGAACCTATGGTCTGGTTGCCTGCGGCGGAGATATCAAAGCCGGCTCTGGCGCCAGCAAGATTCACTGCGCCGCTGGCTGCCAGGCTGCCGCCGGC
The sequence above is a segment of the Collimonas sp. PA-H2 genome. Coding sequences within it:
- a CDS encoding alpha/beta fold hydrolase, with product MKTHLKLTLIAFGMAAGIFASAPALAQALAPLPAVNVVLVHGAWADGSSWAKVIPRLQATGLNVTSVQNPLTSLADDVAATRRALALQQGPTVLVGHSWAGTVISEAGDDPKVSALVYVAARAPDAGEDFGALAAKYPTMPVRAGAKDHDGYVSLTEDAYLKYFGGDLPREQALALYATQQPIAATLFNGRTTVAAWHTKPSWYAVSRQDQTTSPDLERFLAKRMHATTVELDSSHLSLVSHPEEIANLILAAAGRTR
- the copC gene encoding copper homeostasis periplasmic binding protein CopC; this encodes MSVISSACKSAAIAALLSFSMAQSAFAHAHLKAEMPAHDAIVATAPSSLRLEFSEALELAFSGAAVSDAAGKSIATGAATLASDSNMVLLVPLGSRLAPGVYTVTWHALSRDGHKSKGSYSFTVRPG
- a CDS encoding LysE family translocator translates to MSLSLWLSFVAASALVIAIPGPTVVLIATHAVSFGPRIAAAMVLGSALGGASAMALAMAGLGVLLTASTVVFSGLKLLGAAYFIYLGIRMWRQDAASLADAQSAAQVSPLKAFCHAFVVTGLNPKGIGFFVLFLPMFIDKHAPYVPQMLILIPTMAVIGLINDSLYAACAIRLRHLIRRAAVMRRINRAGGAILTGLGIAIAAHRSS
- the pstS gene encoding phosphate ABC transporter substrate-binding protein PstS, yielding MLKYLFVLSCALGLSVSHATDINGAGSTAAAPLYLKWDAAYNKKTGNKLAYELIGSSAGIKKIKEGTTDFGASDAPMSVADLKKFNLLDFPTVISGVVPIINLPGVKDGELRLSAEAITGIYLGKIDKWNDAVIARDNPKLTLPSLHIVPLARADGSGTTYTLTDYFSAVSPEWKQQFGRNFSIAWQADIKAVKGSNDLVAALKKTPGAIGYAEFSYVIENNLNYAQMKNRDGQYVRPDANSFSSALANSNWKTTGNFEEMLTDKPGSGSWPITGATYVYVPRVTSKPEQTKAVIQFFTWAFMEGDTLASSLDYVRLPDNVQARVVHEMANVVDAKGKQLSMPVFLK
- a CDS encoding HD domain-containing phosphohydrolase → MNNDAIATADALQVLAFMGDLSMGQPVDHSKRVAWLSRRMAQELGADEAFCRGAGQVALLRWAGCSANATEVARLISDDVGGRSAMLALRPDDIKLLVSPNLVERRIAEISAIHCEVSVLIAATLGLAPMVIEALAGIFECWDGSGLPAGVAGDAIPLPVLLVKLAGDLEIFNREYGLAGALDLLRQRANASYPRCLVDMLCRAAADWLRELETQEETVADEQADADAVPVSLSLVADAIDLKLPWLTGYSRAVAQLAATMAARLEMTPAAQARVRRAGLLHGLGRAAIPNAVWNRPAPFSLADWEQARLSPYWTARAASQVKSLAQEAEIASTVYERLDGSGYFRAARSASTPLECRILPLAASWLALQAPRPWRPALNAGAAIEHLQRQTALGRFDQRVLAVLDSALPPSAGLAASIEAPGGILSPRELEVLRCIAQGDSNKEAARKLGVSPSTIRTHMENTFRKLECKSRAAATLKASLLGLL
- the copD gene encoding copper homeostasis membrane protein CopD; translated protein: MTLDAVVAGNRLLHYLALMLVFGSSVFLWKIAAPGLRVQTDRRLTLITRVAALLALLTALAGLPLQASEIVGSWQAAVDPAVLQKLLRTAIGQTWLFRMLPALLLLALSMLRQPGRLRGVVIGSGVLLASLALSGHAAMDQGMRGFLHGANHAVHLLCGGAWLGSLLPVLLCLRLLADPVARGDASLTLRRFSNAGHVAVAGVLLSGAINTMLVLGRWPTDWSSPYQLLLSLKILLTAAMVGLAILNRYVFVPRMKSAAPAAIASIRRSTLIEICLGMAILALVSVFGMLEPA